A DNA window from Kitasatospora viridis contains the following coding sequences:
- a CDS encoding substrate-binding domain-containing protein translates to MTITAEQRRARILDVVRELGTVRVVDLAERIGLAAVTVRRDVAALADDGLLRRTHGAVSLPLAESGPADRSELTLGMLVPAVGSYFDEIIDGARSAVNAAGVRLVLGIAPYDSDSDRAQVEQLLASDVDGLLLTPNWKPGGPAAGASGWIRDLAVPVVLVERQAPADSPVAGLDSVGSQHRHGVLLALRHLAALGHESVLLAARQDSWTAYQVREGYAEAVRLLGLTPQPVIDIRRPGRESEAIAEQITAAVARGVRAVLVHNDQEAIQLNPLLRARGLHVPDDVALISYDDVFAALAAPPLTAVAPPKRAVGVAAVDLLLRRLRHDADLPVHHIALLPELKVRTSCGGTA, encoded by the coding sequence ATGACGATCACGGCCGAGCAGCGCCGGGCCCGGATCCTGGACGTGGTCCGCGAGCTCGGGACGGTCCGCGTCGTGGACCTCGCCGAGCGGATCGGGCTCGCCGCGGTCACCGTGCGCCGGGACGTCGCGGCGCTGGCCGACGACGGGCTGCTGCGCCGCACCCACGGCGCGGTCTCGCTGCCGCTGGCGGAGAGCGGCCCGGCCGACCGGTCCGAGCTGACGCTCGGCATGCTGGTGCCGGCCGTCGGCTCGTACTTCGACGAGATCATCGACGGCGCCCGCTCGGCCGTGAACGCGGCGGGGGTGCGGCTGGTGCTGGGCATCGCGCCGTACGACTCCGACTCCGACCGGGCGCAGGTCGAGCAGTTGCTCGCCTCCGACGTGGACGGGCTGCTGCTCACCCCGAACTGGAAGCCGGGCGGCCCAGCCGCCGGGGCGAGCGGCTGGATCCGCGACCTGGCGGTGCCGGTGGTGCTGGTCGAGCGCCAGGCGCCGGCCGACAGCCCGGTCGCGGGACTGGACTCGGTCGGCTCGCAGCACCGGCACGGCGTGCTGCTGGCGCTGCGTCACCTGGCCGCGCTCGGGCACGAGTCGGTGCTGCTGGCGGCCCGGCAGGACTCCTGGACGGCCTACCAGGTCCGCGAGGGCTACGCGGAGGCGGTCCGGCTGCTCGGGCTGACCCCGCAGCCGGTGATCGACATCCGCCGGCCCGGCCGCGAGTCGGAGGCGATCGCCGAGCAGATCACCGCGGCCGTGGCGCGCGGGGTGCGGGCGGTGCTGGTCCACAACGACCAGGAGGCGATCCAGCTCAACCCGCTGCTGCGGGCCCGCGGCCTGCACGTGCCGGACGACGTCGCGCTGATCTCCTACGACGACGTCTTCGCCGCCCTCGCCGCTCCCCCACTGACCGCCGTCGCACCCCCCAAGCGCGCGGTCGGCGTAGCCGCCGTCGACCTCCTGCTGCGCCGCCTGCGCCACGACGCCGACCTCCCGGTCCACCACATCGCCCTGCTCCCGGAACTCAAGGTCCGCACCTCCTGCGGCGGCACGGCCTGA
- a CDS encoding sugar phosphate isomerase/epimerase family protein: MRPALATLGLPGTPLAEVLRLAVAHGWAGLELRCAPGEPVHLGLTAAERRAVARALDAAAITPLCVASYLGVAGAGADQPVLADLRAHLRLAADLGAPHLRVFPRGGDAPAEQADRTAARRLGAIADEAGALGVRILVETHDSHRSGHTLARLLDLVGHPSVGALWDLLHTWLAGDTVADSYAALRAHLGYVQVKDVAGPADLTPLPLGRGVLPLAECVALLPADTWVSWEYEAPWHPTAAPLAPLLEAGGEVLRGLG; this comes from the coding sequence ATGCGGCCGGCCCTCGCCACCCTCGGGCTGCCCGGCACGCCGCTCGCCGAGGTGCTCCGGCTGGCCGTAGCCCACGGCTGGGCCGGGCTGGAACTGCGCTGCGCGCCCGGCGAGCCGGTGCACCTCGGGCTGACCGCCGCCGAACGGCGGGCCGTCGCCCGTGCGCTCGACGCGGCCGCGATCACCCCGCTCTGCGTCGCGAGCTACCTCGGCGTGGCCGGGGCGGGGGCGGACCAGCCGGTCCTCGCCGACCTGCGGGCCCACCTGCGATTGGCCGCCGACCTCGGCGCGCCCCACCTGCGGGTCTTCCCGCGCGGCGGCGACGCGCCGGCCGAGCAGGCCGACCGGACCGCCGCCCGCCGCCTGGGCGCGATCGCCGACGAGGCCGGGGCGCTGGGCGTGCGGATCCTGGTCGAGACCCACGACTCCCACCGCTCCGGCCACACCCTCGCCCGCCTGCTCGACCTGGTCGGCCACCCCTCGGTCGGCGCCCTCTGGGACCTGCTGCACACCTGGCTCGCCGGTGACACGGTCGCCGACAGCTACGCCGCGCTGCGCGCCCACCTCGGCTACGTGCAGGTGAAGGACGTCGCCGGGCCCGCCGACCTGACGCCGCTGCCCCTGGGCCGCGGAGTGCTCCCGCTCGCCGAGTGCGTGGCGCTGCTGCCCGCCGACACCTGGGTCTCCTGGGAGTACGAGGCACCCTGGCACCCGACGGCGGCACCGCTGGCACCCCTGCTGGAGGCGGGCGGCGAGGTGCTGCGCGGGCTGGGGTGA
- a CDS encoding DUF2264 domain-containing protein — protein sequence MQQLPPEDFTLSPHTGWTRAHWEAVADGLLNAVARHAGPEHALINLPGPRPSLAGTRSDGLEGYARTFLLAAFRIAGAGGADPHGRLPRYAAGLAAGTRNPTTERELTDRDPVSWPVIQDRGQAMVEAASVALALRLTRPWLWDRLDEQVRATARAWLAGALHHEPCDNNWWLFPFTVGGFLVEAGLDEDGAAQAAVDRGLAKIDQWYLGDGWYTDGRPRAFDHYNGWALHLYPVLHAHLTGDQELLARYGGRLAAHLEGYARTFGGDGAPVHQGRSLIYRFAAAAPLWAGALTGRTPLTPGATRRLASGALRHFVDHGAVGADGLLPLGWYGERLSLVQDYSGPASPYWASKGFVGLLLPADHPVWTAREEPAPVERADAVHALPQPGWLIQSTAADGIVRLHNHGSDDQPADRVQPDSPLYARLGYSTVTGPSFDGTADGHFGLLTNGQLTSGELTERGRITPLGAGPGWAASAHRPLDGVTVTSVLLARGAQEVHAHLVAGAGAGTGVRHSGWAVAGTGIEATADGTRARVVSAGPGLASVLRGVHGYTGAAVHHVDGGTAFGERAAYPVLTGATGDGALFVSVASLSGAEPGAVPEVVCEGTAVLVRWPDGGEQRALLEPGHVTVTAAGE from the coding sequence GTGCAGCAGCTGCCCCCGGAAGACTTCACCCTCAGCCCGCACACCGGATGGACCCGGGCGCACTGGGAGGCCGTGGCCGACGGGCTGCTGAACGCGGTCGCCCGCCACGCCGGCCCCGAACACGCGCTGATCAACCTGCCCGGCCCCCGCCCCAGCCTGGCCGGCACCCGCTCCGACGGACTGGAGGGCTACGCCAGGACCTTCCTGCTCGCCGCCTTCCGGATCGCCGGGGCGGGCGGCGCCGACCCGCACGGCCGACTGCCCCGCTACGCCGCCGGACTCGCCGCCGGCACCCGCAACCCCACCACCGAGCGGGAGCTGACCGACCGTGACCCGGTCTCCTGGCCGGTGATCCAGGACCGCGGCCAGGCGATGGTCGAGGCCGCCTCCGTCGCCCTCGCCCTGCGGCTGACCCGGCCCTGGCTCTGGGACCGGCTGGACGAGCAGGTCCGGGCCACCGCCCGGGCCTGGCTGGCCGGGGCGCTGCACCACGAGCCCTGCGACAACAACTGGTGGCTCTTCCCGTTCACCGTCGGCGGCTTCCTGGTCGAAGCCGGGCTGGACGAGGACGGCGCCGCACAGGCCGCCGTCGACCGCGGGCTGGCGAAGATCGACCAGTGGTACCTCGGCGACGGCTGGTACACCGACGGCCGCCCCCGCGCCTTCGACCACTACAACGGCTGGGCCCTGCACCTCTACCCCGTGCTGCACGCCCACCTGACGGGCGACCAGGAGCTGCTCGCCCGCTACGGCGGCCGGCTCGCCGCCCACCTGGAGGGCTACGCCCGCACCTTCGGCGGCGACGGCGCCCCCGTGCACCAGGGCCGCTCGCTGATCTACCGGTTCGCCGCCGCCGCACCGCTGTGGGCTGGCGCGCTCACCGGCCGCACCCCGCTCACCCCCGGCGCCACCCGCCGCCTCGCCTCCGGCGCGCTGCGCCACTTCGTGGACCACGGCGCCGTCGGGGCCGACGGGCTGCTCCCGCTCGGCTGGTACGGCGAACGGCTGTCGCTGGTGCAGGACTACTCGGGACCGGCTTCGCCGTACTGGGCGAGCAAGGGCTTCGTCGGGCTGCTGCTGCCCGCCGACCACCCGGTCTGGACGGCGCGGGAGGAGCCGGCACCGGTCGAGCGCGCCGACGCCGTGCACGCCCTGCCGCAGCCCGGCTGGCTGATCCAGTCCACGGCGGCCGACGGCATCGTGCGGCTGCACAACCACGGCAGTGACGACCAGCCCGCCGACCGCGTGCAGCCCGACAGCCCGCTCTACGCCCGGCTCGGCTACTCGACGGTGACCGGCCCGTCCTTCGACGGGACGGCGGACGGGCACTTCGGGCTACTGACGAATGGTCAGCTGACGAGCGGTGAGCTGACGGAGCGTGGACGGATCACGCCGCTCGGTGCCGGGCCCGGCTGGGCCGCCTCCGCGCACCGGCCGCTCGACGGGGTCACGGTGACCTCGGTGCTGCTCGCCCGCGGCGCCCAGGAGGTGCACGCGCACCTGGTGGCCGGGGCCGGTGCGGGCACCGGGGTGCGGCACAGCGGATGGGCGGTGGCCGGGACCGGCATCGAGGCGACGGCGGACGGCACCCGGGCGCGGGTGGTGAGCGCGGGGCCGGGGTTGGCGTCGGTGCTGCGGGGCGTGCACGGGTACACGGGCGCGGCGGTGCACCACGTCGACGGCGGCACGGCGTTCGGCGAGCGGGCCGCGTACCCGGTGCTGACCGGGGCGACGGGGGACGGCGCGCTGTTCGTGAGCGTGGCGAGCCTCAGCGGGGCGGAGCCCGGCGCGGTGCCCGAGGTGGTGTGCGAGGGGACCGCGGTGCTGGTCCGCTGGCCGGACGGCGGCGAACAGCGGGCGCTGCTCGAACCCGGGCACGTGACCGTCACCGCGGCGGGGGAGTGA
- a CDS encoding ABC transporter substrate-binding protein, whose translation MTSPTTHRDRPARPGRRSHRNRGVLRHAAALGAGTLAVTLLAACGSGGSSGDTTSSGPVTITFWGWAKGTQDVVNAFNASHKDVQVSYQQIPSGVAGGYAKISDATKAGNAPDLFNVEYGELPDFVSQGAVQDITKLVSADLKGKYLPQSVEQTTLGGSVWALPLDAAPQALFYRKDLFAQAGITAPPTTWDEYKADAQKLKAAEPNTRIGTFFPDDPSTFEALAWQNQAHWFTGVGDTWNVAISSDPTKRVTDYWQQLITDDLVRVQPSFSQQWTASLQKGETAAYLGAAWGGGVLQSTLASTPDAAGKWAVAPIPSWDGKAAGGMLGGSTFAVSKGSKKAKAALEFATWATTTPEGIQARITSGASSMFPADPELLPTAKAAFKTDFYGGQDIYSVFTDASKAINPGWQWGPVMGVTNNAMKDAFGKLGSGGTIQSAVDAAQQATVSELKNRGLKVSQ comes from the coding sequence ATGACCAGCCCCACCACCCACCGTGACCGCCCTGCCCGCCCCGGCCGCCGCAGCCACCGCAACCGCGGGGTCCTCCGCCACGCCGCCGCCCTCGGCGCCGGCACCCTCGCCGTCACCCTGCTCGCCGCCTGCGGCAGCGGCGGATCGAGCGGCGACACCACCAGCAGCGGCCCGGTCACCATCACCTTCTGGGGCTGGGCCAAGGGCACCCAGGACGTGGTCAACGCGTTCAACGCCTCGCACAAGGACGTCCAGGTCAGCTACCAGCAGATCCCCTCCGGCGTGGCCGGCGGCTACGCCAAGATCTCCGACGCCACCAAGGCCGGCAACGCCCCCGACCTGTTCAACGTCGAGTACGGCGAGCTGCCCGACTTCGTCAGCCAGGGCGCCGTGCAGGACATCACCAAGCTGGTCTCCGCCGACCTCAAGGGCAAGTACCTGCCGCAGTCGGTCGAGCAGACCACGCTCGGCGGCAGCGTCTGGGCCCTCCCGCTGGACGCCGCCCCGCAGGCGCTCTTCTACCGCAAGGACCTGTTCGCGCAGGCCGGCATCACCGCCCCGCCGACCACCTGGGACGAGTACAAGGCCGACGCCCAGAAGCTCAAGGCGGCCGAGCCGAACACCCGGATCGGCACCTTCTTCCCCGACGACCCCAGCACCTTCGAGGCGCTGGCCTGGCAGAACCAGGCCCACTGGTTCACCGGCGTCGGCGACACCTGGAACGTGGCGATCAGCAGCGACCCGACCAAGCGGGTCACCGACTACTGGCAGCAGCTGATCACGGACGACCTGGTCCGGGTGCAGCCCTCGTTCAGCCAGCAGTGGACCGCCTCGCTGCAGAAGGGCGAGACCGCCGCCTACCTCGGCGCGGCCTGGGGCGGCGGGGTGCTCCAGTCCACCCTGGCCAGCACGCCCGACGCGGCCGGCAAGTGGGCCGTGGCGCCGATCCCGAGCTGGGACGGCAAGGCGGCCGGCGGCATGCTCGGCGGCTCCACCTTCGCCGTCTCCAAGGGCAGCAAGAAGGCCAAGGCCGCGCTGGAGTTCGCCACTTGGGCGACCACCACCCCCGAGGGCATCCAGGCCCGGATCACCTCCGGCGCCTCCTCGATGTTCCCGGCCGACCCGGAGCTGCTGCCGACCGCCAAGGCGGCCTTCAAGACCGACTTCTACGGCGGCCAGGACATCTACTCGGTCTTTACCGACGCCTCCAAGGCGATCAACCCCGGCTGGCAGTGGGGCCCGGTGATGGGCGTCACCAACAACGCGATGAAGGACGCCTTCGGCAAGCTCGGCTCCGGCGGCACCATCCAGTCGGCCGTCGACGCCGCCCAGCAGGCCACCGTCTCCGAGCTGAAGAACCGCGGCCTCAAGGTCTCGCAGTGA
- a CDS encoding carbohydrate ABC transporter permease, whose product MSEHLTRRSPRGRIGAPALLLAPFFLLFTAAMLVPIGYAVYLSLFTEHRSGLGFGGSQTVFTGLGNYSRALGDAAYRAGFVTIGEYCLLYIPVMLGLSLLVALLLDSALARARRFFQLALFLPHAVPGIIAALVWTYLYSPGISPVLGALNSGGLHPDLLGHPLPAVVNMAVWEWTGYNMVIFYAALQAIPREVLEAAVVDGASPLRTALDIKLPLIRASITMVGLFTVIGSLQLFTEPMILHGNASAAVSTWTPNMYAYTAAFDRNDYGLAAASSVLLALVAAALSFIVTRATRGRSERRTEATA is encoded by the coding sequence GTGAGCGAGCACCTGACCCGCCGTTCACCCAGGGGGAGGATCGGGGCGCCGGCGCTGCTGCTCGCCCCGTTCTTCCTGCTCTTCACCGCGGCGATGCTCGTCCCGATCGGCTACGCGGTCTACCTGAGCCTGTTCACCGAGCACCGCTCGGGCCTGGGCTTCGGCGGCAGCCAGACGGTCTTCACCGGGCTGGGCAACTACAGCCGGGCGCTGGGCGACGCGGCCTACCGGGCCGGGTTCGTCACCATCGGCGAGTACTGCCTGCTCTACATCCCGGTCATGCTCGGCCTGTCGCTGCTGGTCGCGCTGCTGCTCGACTCGGCGCTCGCCCGGGCCCGGCGGTTCTTCCAGCTCGCGCTCTTCCTGCCGCACGCCGTGCCCGGCATCATCGCCGCCCTGGTCTGGACGTACCTGTACAGCCCGGGCATCAGCCCGGTGCTCGGCGCGCTCAACTCCGGTGGCCTGCACCCCGATCTGCTCGGCCACCCGCTGCCCGCCGTGGTCAACATGGCGGTCTGGGAGTGGACCGGCTACAACATGGTGATCTTCTACGCCGCCCTGCAGGCCATCCCCCGCGAGGTGTTGGAGGCGGCGGTGGTGGACGGCGCGAGCCCGCTGCGCACCGCGCTGGACATCAAGCTCCCGCTGATCCGCGCCTCGATCACCATGGTCGGGCTGTTCACCGTGATCGGCTCGCTCCAGCTGTTCACCGAACCGATGATCCTGCACGGCAACGCGTCCGCCGCCGTCAGCACCTGGACACCCAACATGTACGCCTACACCGCCGCCTTCGACCGCAACGACTACGGCCTGGCCGCCGCCTCCTCGGTGCTGCTGGCACTGGTCGCGGCCGCGCTCTCCTTCATCGTCACCCGGGCCACCCGGGGCCGCTCCGAACGACGGACGGAGGCCACCGCATGA
- a CDS encoding carbohydrate ABC transporter permease, with protein sequence MTALATPGQRRRAAARANGGATRRPWTLSAAAVNGSLLLVTAYTLLPLVWLVTAAAKNTPDLLGGNALGLSNFHLGQNLHDLATADGGIYFRWYLNSLLYAGIGAALCAFLCVCAGYAFEVYAFRGKEKLFGLVLLGVLVPTTALALPMYLVASEVGLVNTFWAVFLPSLVNPFGVYLARVFCAGYVPGEVLEAARMDGAGELRTFWSIGLRMVTPGFVTIFLFQFTAIWNNFFLPLVMLSDSKLYPVSLGLYAWNTQTRSEPTFYPMVVTGSLLAVLPLVVAFVALQRHWKAGLTAGSVK encoded by the coding sequence ATGACCGCGCTCGCCACCCCCGGGCAGCGCCGGCGCGCCGCCGCCCGCGCCAACGGCGGTGCCACCAGGCGCCCGTGGACGCTGTCCGCGGCCGCCGTGAACGGCTCGCTGCTGCTGGTCACCGCCTACACCCTGCTGCCGCTGGTCTGGCTGGTCACCGCGGCCGCCAAGAACACCCCGGACCTGCTCGGCGGCAACGCGCTGGGCCTGTCCAACTTCCACCTCGGGCAGAACCTGCACGACCTGGCCACCGCGGACGGCGGGATCTACTTCCGCTGGTACCTCAACTCCCTGCTGTACGCCGGGATCGGGGCCGCGCTCTGCGCCTTCCTGTGCGTCTGCGCCGGCTACGCCTTCGAGGTGTACGCCTTCCGCGGCAAGGAGAAGCTCTTCGGCCTGGTGCTGCTGGGCGTGCTGGTGCCCACCACCGCGCTCGCGCTGCCGATGTACCTGGTGGCCTCCGAAGTCGGGCTGGTGAACACCTTCTGGGCGGTCTTCCTGCCCAGCCTGGTCAACCCGTTCGGGGTCTACCTGGCCCGGGTGTTCTGCGCCGGGTACGTGCCCGGCGAGGTGCTGGAGGCGGCCCGGATGGACGGCGCCGGCGAGCTGCGGACGTTCTGGTCGATCGGCCTGCGGATGGTGACGCCCGGGTTCGTGACCATCTTCCTGTTCCAGTTCACCGCGATCTGGAACAACTTCTTCCTGCCGCTGGTGATGCTCTCCGACAGCAAGCTCTACCCGGTCAGCCTCGGGCTGTACGCGTGGAACACCCAGACCCGTTCCGAGCCGACCTTCTACCCGATGGTCGTGACCGGATCCCTGCTCGCCGTCCTGCCTCTTGTGGTCGCCTTCGTCGCGCTGCAACGGCACTGGAAGGCCGGCCTGACCGCCGGGAGCGTCAAATGA
- a CDS encoding hydroxyacid dehydrogenase, with product MQAGLAERLIDPPTLTRLTELADLDPRFVLHEFDTAEARAALADAEVIVSSWGCPPIDEAVLAAAPRLRAVLHAAGSVKHHITEACWERGIQVTSAAWANALPVAEYTVAAVLAGNKQLLRIGTDYRTRRARFDWDAEYAGIGNYRRTVGIVGASRIGRRVVELLSPYDLELLLHDPYLTEHQATELGARLVPLDELCRLSDVVSVHAPQLPETEHLIDRRRLALMRDGATLVNTARGSLVDQAALTEELVAGRLDAVLDVTTPEVLPADSPLYDLPNVLLTPHMAGSLGNELHRMAAAAADELARYAAGLPFAHPVLPQEIGRIA from the coding sequence ATGCAGGCCGGGCTCGCCGAGCGCCTGATCGACCCGCCCACCCTCACCAGGCTGACCGAACTCGCCGACCTCGACCCGCGGTTCGTGCTCCACGAGTTCGACACCGCCGAGGCCAGGGCCGCGCTGGCGGACGCCGAGGTGATCGTCAGCAGCTGGGGCTGCCCGCCGATCGACGAGGCCGTGCTGGCGGCCGCACCCCGGCTGCGCGCCGTGCTGCACGCGGCCGGCTCGGTCAAGCACCACATCACCGAGGCCTGTTGGGAGCGCGGCATCCAGGTGACCTCGGCCGCCTGGGCCAACGCGCTGCCGGTCGCCGAATACACCGTGGCCGCGGTGCTGGCCGGCAACAAGCAGCTCCTGCGGATCGGCACCGACTACCGCACCCGCCGGGCCCGCTTCGACTGGGACGCCGAGTACGCCGGGATCGGCAACTACCGGCGCACCGTCGGCATCGTCGGCGCCTCCCGGATCGGCCGCCGGGTGGTCGAACTGCTGAGCCCTTACGACCTCGAACTCCTCCTGCACGACCCGTACCTGACGGAGCACCAGGCCACCGAGCTGGGCGCCCGCCTGGTGCCGCTGGACGAACTGTGCCGACTCAGCGACGTGGTGAGCGTGCACGCACCCCAACTGCCGGAGACCGAGCACCTGATCGACCGTCGACGGCTCGCCCTGATGCGCGACGGCGCCACCCTGGTCAACACCGCCCGGGGCTCCCTGGTCGACCAGGCCGCGCTCACCGAGGAGTTGGTGGCCGGGCGGCTGGACGCCGTGCTGGACGTCACCACCCCCGAGGTGCTGCCCGCCGACTCGCCGCTCTACGACCTGCCCAACGTCCTGCTCACCCCGCACATGGCCGGCTCGCTCGGCAACGAGCTGCACCGGATGGCCGCCGCCGCGGCCGACGAACTGGCCCGCTACGCCGCCGGGTTGCCGTTCGCCCACCCGGTGCTTCCGCAGGAGATCGGCCGGATCGCCTGA
- a CDS encoding Gfo/Idh/MocA family protein — protein MSRKVIGIVMNGVTGRMGYRQHLVRSILAIREQGGLPLADGRTLWPEPILVGRNAHKLKEIAEQHGLEHWTTSLDEALAHPLAEIYFDAQVTTAREQAIRAAIAAGKHVYTEKPTAETLDSALELARLARDAGVCNGAVQDKLFLPGLLKLKRLVDSGFFGRILSVRGEFGYWVFEGDWQAAQRPSWNYRAQDGGGMILDMFPHWRYVLDNLIAPVRSVYAHTATHIPERVDEHGRTYPATADDAAYGIFELAGGVTAQINSSWAVRVDRDELVEFQIDGTHGSAVAGLRNCRFQHRAATPKPVWNPDLPATESFRSQWQQVPDNGDFDNGFKVQWELFLHHVASGTAYHWDLLEGAKGVQLAELGLRSAAEGRRLDVPELTL, from the coding sequence ATGTCCCGCAAGGTGATCGGCATCGTGATGAACGGTGTCACCGGACGCATGGGCTACCGCCAGCACCTGGTCCGCTCCATCCTGGCCATCCGCGAACAAGGCGGACTGCCGCTCGCCGACGGCCGCACCCTGTGGCCCGAACCCATCCTCGTCGGCCGCAACGCCCACAAGCTCAAGGAGATCGCCGAGCAGCACGGCCTGGAGCACTGGACCACCTCGCTGGACGAGGCGCTGGCCCACCCCCTCGCCGAGATCTACTTCGACGCCCAGGTCACCACCGCCCGCGAGCAGGCCATCCGCGCCGCCATCGCCGCCGGCAAGCACGTCTACACCGAGAAGCCCACCGCCGAAACCCTGGACTCGGCCCTGGAGTTGGCGCGGCTGGCGCGCGATGCCGGGGTGTGCAACGGCGCGGTGCAGGACAAGCTGTTCCTGCCCGGCCTGCTCAAGCTCAAGCGCCTGGTCGACAGCGGCTTCTTCGGCCGGATCCTGTCCGTGCGCGGCGAGTTCGGCTACTGGGTCTTCGAAGGCGACTGGCAGGCCGCCCAGCGCCCCTCCTGGAACTACCGCGCCCAGGACGGCGGCGGCATGATCCTGGACATGTTCCCGCACTGGCGCTACGTGCTGGACAACCTCATCGCCCCCGTCCGCTCCGTCTACGCCCACACCGCCACCCACATCCCCGAACGCGTCGACGAACACGGCCGCACCTACCCCGCCACCGCCGACGACGCCGCCTACGGCATCTTCGAGCTGGCGGGCGGTGTCACCGCGCAGATCAACTCGTCCTGGGCCGTGCGCGTGGACCGCGACGAACTCGTCGAGTTCCAGATCGACGGCACCCACGGCAGCGCGGTGGCGGGCCTGCGCAACTGCCGCTTCCAACACCGCGCCGCCACCCCCAAACCCGTTTGGAACCCCGACCTGCCCGCCACCGAGTCGTTCCGCTCGCAGTGGCAGCAGGTCCCCGACAACGGCGACTTCGACAACGGCTTCAAGGTGCAATGGGAACTCTTCCTCCACCACGTCGCCAGTGGCACCGCCTACCACTGGGACCTGCTCGAAGGCGCCAAGGGCGTCCAACTCGCCGAACTCGGCCTGCGCTCCGCCGCCGAAGGCCGCCGCCTCGACGTCCCGGAGCTGACCCTGTGA
- a CDS encoding dihydrodipicolinate synthase family protein — MTTPTSRTVFAAAHVVADPRRDNTPGTPAALDWDTTLAFRHHLWSLGLGVADAMDTAQRGMGLDWPTTRELITRTGTEAKATGGRLACGTGTDQLTSTAVSLTDIQNAYEEQLEVVEEAGAQPILMASRALAATAQSPEDYLHVYGELIRQARRPVILHWLGEMFDPALAGYWGSTDLDQATATVLALIREHGPDRIDGIKISLLDADREIALRRALPEGVKLYTGDDYHYPELIRGDEHGHSHALLGIFDPIAATAAAALHALDAGDPDRYNALLAPTVPLARHLFAAPTYHYKTGIVFLAYLAGHQNHFTMVNGAQSARSVPHLVELFRLAEQAGALPDPDLAAHRMRHYLTVAAGVTP, encoded by the coding sequence GTGACCACCCCAACCAGCCGTACGGTCTTCGCCGCAGCCCACGTCGTCGCCGACCCCCGGCGCGACAACACCCCCGGCACACCCGCCGCCCTCGACTGGGACACCACCCTCGCCTTCCGCCACCACCTGTGGTCCCTGGGCCTCGGCGTCGCCGACGCCATGGACACCGCCCAACGCGGCATGGGCCTGGACTGGCCCACCACCCGCGAACTCATCACCCGCACCGGCACCGAAGCCAAAGCCACAGGCGGACGCCTCGCCTGCGGCACCGGAACCGACCAACTCACCTCCACTGCTGTCTCACTGACTGACATTCAGAACGCCTACGAGGAGCAGCTGGAGGTGGTCGAGGAGGCCGGTGCGCAGCCGATCCTGATGGCCAGCCGCGCGCTCGCCGCCACCGCCCAGAGCCCCGAGGACTACCTGCACGTCTACGGGGAGCTGATCCGCCAGGCCCGACGGCCCGTCATCCTGCACTGGCTCGGCGAGATGTTCGACCCCGCGCTGGCCGGCTACTGGGGCTCCACGGACTTGGACCAGGCCACCGCCACCGTGCTCGCCCTCATCCGCGAGCACGGCCCCGACCGGATCGACGGCATCAAGATCTCCCTGCTAGACGCCGACCGCGAGATCGCCCTGCGCCGCGCCCTGCCCGAAGGCGTCAAGCTCTACACCGGCGACGACTACCACTACCCCGAGCTCATCCGCGGCGACGAACACGGCCACAGCCACGCCCTGTTGGGCATCTTCGACCCCATCGCCGCAACCGCCGCCGCAGCCCTGCACGCACTCGACGCCGGCGACCCGGACCGCTACAACGCGCTCCTCGCCCCCACCGTCCCCCTGGCCCGCCACCTCTTCGCCGCGCCGACCTACCACTACAAGACCGGCATCGTCTTCCTCGCCTACCTCGCCGGCCACCAAAACCACTTCACCATGGTCAACGGCGCCCAAAGCGCCCGCTCCGTGCCCCACCTGGTAGAGCTGTTCCGCCTCGCCGAACAAGCCGGAGCACTGCCCGACCCCGACCTCGCCGCCCACCGCATGCGCCACTACCTCACCGTCGCAGCAGGGGTGACGCCATGA